One window of Methanothermobacter tenebrarum genomic DNA carries:
- a CDS encoding DUF1002 domain-containing protein → MRYILLALILSILFVYGASGLSITIGETTYKNPEYKKAMMDYFQSKTDKSIKDVNIEVIRAQDVNRISENVTGEVYNQGQIFSCAMVDLDHDNLTIIVDQSKIKNVTPQMYANSLKSAGIERGYVVVSSPLPASGEATLLGIFRSYETLIGAKIPDEVKMASLKEIHLQTRLVNETGESGDSIAQLISEVKNRTEFENINDTHKIKQIVSNTADKLDINLTSTQIEDISQVIANSQKVHGLTTNIKKRLEKETHGPRLEDQLYSWLQSRYDYLISLLST, encoded by the coding sequence ATGAGATACATCCTATTGGCCCTAATACTCTCAATACTATTTGTCTATGGAGCTTCAGGGCTTTCAATTACAATAGGAGAAACCACCTATAAAAATCCAGAATATAAAAAGGCTATGATGGATTATTTCCAATCAAAAACAGATAAAAGTATAAAAGATGTTAATATAGAGGTTATAAGGGCCCAGGATGTTAACAGGATATCAGAGAATGTTACAGGCGAAGTATATAATCAGGGTCAAATATTTTCATGTGCAATGGTTGACCTAGACCATGATAATCTTACAATAATCGTTGATCAGAGTAAAATAAAAAATGTAACGCCTCAAATGTATGCAAACAGTTTAAAATCCGCTGGTATAGAAAGGGGCTATGTGGTGGTGTCCTCACCATTACCAGCATCTGGAGAAGCAACTCTCCTAGGCATATTCAGATCATATGAGACCCTCATAGGGGCTAAAATACCAGATGAAGTTAAAATGGCATCCCTTAAAGAAATACACCTCCAAACCAGACTAGTAAATGAGACCGGTGAAAGTGGTGATAGCATCGCCCAACTAATCAGTGAAGTCAAAAATAGGACAGAATTTGAAAATATAAATGATACCCATAAGATAAAACAGATAGTCAGCAACACCGCGGATAAACTAGATATTAACCTCACAAGCACCCAAATAGAGGATATATCACAAGTAATCGCGAATTCACAGAAAGTACATGGACTAACCACCAACATCAAAAAGAGATTGGAAAAGGAGACACACGGTCCTAGACTAGAAGATCAATTATATTCATGGTTACAAAGCCGCTATGATTACCTAATAAGTTTACTATCCACATAA
- a CDS encoding 2-oxoacid:ferredoxin oxidoreductase subunit gamma, giving the protein MRREIRIAGFGGQGVVLAGIVIGKAASLYDKLHAVQTQSYGPEARGGASRSEVVISDNEIDYPKVREPDIFVAMSHEALITYLDDLKTGATLIVDPDMIKEEEIKDFIKKKKIKYYRAPATRTAKEEIGIPIVANMVMIGAFTRATRVISDQAAKKAIEDSVPPGTEKKNLEAFEAGKRILEVGDPR; this is encoded by the coding sequence GTGAGAAGAGAGATTAGGATCGCAGGCTTCGGGGGTCAGGGTGTGGTGCTTGCCGGGATAGTGATAGGGAAAGCCGCGAGTTTATATGATAAACTCCATGCCGTGCAAACACAATCATATGGTCCAGAGGCAAGGGGTGGCGCATCCAGATCCGAGGTAGTTATAAGTGACAATGAGATAGACTATCCAAAGGTCCGCGAACCTGACATATTCGTGGCAATGTCACATGAAGCCCTCATAACCTACCTGGATGATCTGAAAACTGGAGCCACACTCATAGTCGACCCCGACATGATCAAAGAAGAAGAGATAAAAGATTTCATCAAGAAAAAAAAGATAAAATATTATAGAGCCCCGGCTACTAGAACAGCAAAGGAGGAGATAGGCATCCCAATAGTCGCTAACATGGTGATGATAGGAGCCTTCACACGGGCCACTAGGGTGATCAGCGACCAGGCGGCTAAAAAGGCTATAGAGGATAGTGTGCCGCCCGGAACCGAGAAGAAAAACCTTGAAGCGTTCGAAGCCGGGAAAAGAATACTAGAAGTGGGGGATCCCAGATGA
- a CDS encoding 2-oxoacid:ferredoxin oxidoreductase subunit beta: MMTLENPFLKYLRKDRLPHIFCAGCGNGIVMNTFFKGMELANIDFENIVLVSGIGCSSRIPGYVKCDSLHTTHGRPIAFATGLKLGNPKLDVVVFTGDGDAAAIGGNHLIHGARRNIDLTVICINNNIYGMTGGQISPTSPRGSYGSTAPYGALETPFDLAELVKAAGASYVARWTAAHPLQLANSIRRGLENKGFSFIEVLSQCPTYFGRKNRMRSPVEMLNWMKDNSINRRKALRMEPRELEGKIIVGDFVKEEKEELTTITYDLIEEKCGERFKSIKSAYKG, from the coding sequence CTGATGACATTGGAAAATCCATTCCTAAAATACCTGAGAAAGGATAGACTCCCACATATTTTCTGCGCAGGATGTGGGAATGGCATAGTAATGAACACATTCTTCAAAGGCATGGAACTTGCAAATATCGACTTTGAAAATATAGTCCTAGTATCTGGTATCGGTTGCTCATCAAGGATCCCAGGTTATGTGAAATGCGACTCACTACACACAACACATGGAAGGCCGATAGCATTCGCCACAGGACTCAAACTAGGAAACCCCAAACTTGACGTTGTAGTCTTCACAGGCGACGGGGACGCGGCGGCCATCGGGGGCAACCACCTCATCCATGGCGCCAGGAGAAACATAGACCTTACAGTAATCTGTATAAACAATAATATTTATGGGATGACAGGTGGCCAGATAAGTCCAACCTCCCCACGTGGAAGCTATGGTAGTACAGCACCCTATGGTGCCCTTGAAACACCCTTTGATTTGGCCGAGCTTGTGAAGGCTGCTGGGGCCAGTTATGTTGCCAGGTGGACAGCCGCACATCCATTACAACTCGCAAATTCCATTAGAAGAGGTCTTGAAAATAAAGGATTTTCTTTTATAGAAGTGTTATCACAGTGTCCAACATATTTCGGCCGTAAAAATCGTATGAGATCCCCTGTTGAGATGCTAAATTGGATGAAGGATAATAGTATAAATAGGAGGAAAGCCTTGAGGATGGAGCCAAGGGAACTGGAGGGTAAAATAATCGTGGGGGATTTTGTAAAAGAGGAGAAGGAAGAATTAACCACCATAACCTATGATCTCATCGAGGAAAAGTGTGGTGAAAGGTTCAAATCAATAAAATCAGCTTATAAGGGATGA
- a CDS encoding phosphoglycerate kinase yields MSVDFKTIDDLELNGKTVLLRIDINSPVDPHTGRILDDTRLRLHSETIDELASMDAKVVILAHQSRPGKKDFTTLERHAEVLSDVLGRPVKYVEDIFGCAAREEISKMKKGDIILLENVRFYSEEVLKREPRIQAKTHLVRKLSPLIDYYINDAFAAAHRSQPSLVGFAVKLPSAAGRVMERELKILYSALENVKRPCVYVLGGVKVDDSIKVIENVLGKDSADYILTAGLVANVFLKAAKIDIGKCNEKLIKKRGYKNLIKVAKKLMKKFRDKILIPVDVAVCKDDKRLDVPIEDIPDLPIYDIGLETIKVYAEKIRNAKMIVANGPAGVFENPEFSIGTEDLLNAISSSSGFSIVGGGHLAAAAVQMGLQDGIDHISSGGGAAISLLAGEELPAVKVLCNPPNI; encoded by the coding sequence ATGTCAGTAGATTTCAAGACCATAGACGACCTTGAATTGAATGGTAAAACCGTACTTTTAAGGATTGATATAAACTCGCCTGTAGATCCGCACACCGGGAGAATACTTGATGATACACGTCTCAGACTTCACTCAGAGACCATAGATGAGCTTGCGAGCATGGATGCGAAGGTGGTTATATTAGCCCACCAAAGCAGGCCAGGTAAAAAGGATTTCACAACCCTGGAAAGGCATGCGGAGGTTCTATCGGATGTCCTGGGGCGTCCTGTAAAGTATGTGGAGGATATTTTTGGATGCGCTGCCAGGGAGGAAATTTCAAAGATGAAAAAGGGGGATATAATACTCTTGGAGAACGTCCGTTTTTATTCAGAGGAAGTCCTGAAAAGGGAGCCTAGAATCCAAGCAAAAACTCATCTTGTCAGAAAATTATCCCCACTTATCGATTATTATATTAATGATGCGTTTGCCGCAGCCCATAGATCCCAACCCTCACTTGTAGGTTTCGCGGTGAAATTACCCTCCGCCGCTGGGAGGGTTATGGAAAGAGAATTAAAGATCCTATATAGTGCGCTTGAAAATGTTAAAAGGCCTTGTGTTTATGTTCTCGGGGGTGTTAAAGTCGATGACTCCATAAAAGTCATAGAGAACGTCCTGGGAAAGGATAGTGCTGATTATATATTGACCGCGGGTCTTGTGGCTAACGTGTTCCTGAAAGCGGCTAAGATAGATATAGGTAAATGTAATGAGAAACTGATAAAAAAGAGAGGCTACAAGAACCTTATAAAAGTGGCTAAGAAGCTTATGAAAAAATTCAGGGATAAAATACTCATACCAGTTGACGTGGCAGTATGCAAAGATGATAAAAGGTTGGATGTGCCCATAGAGGATATCCCGGATCTTCCCATTTATGATATTGGCCTGGAAACCATAAAGGTTTATGCAGAGAAGATAAGGAACGCTAAGATGATAGTTGCAAATGGTCCTGCGGGGGTTTTCGAGAACCCGGAGTTTAGTATAGGCACCGAGGACTTGCTTAATGCCATATCATCATCATCAGGTTTTTCCATAGTCGGCGGCGGCCATTTAGCCGCTGCAGCGGTTCAAATGGGCCTCCAAGATGGTATAGATCATATAAGTAGTGGGGGCGGGGCTGCTATAAGTTTATTGGCTGGTGAGGAATTACCAGCCGTTAAGGTGCTCTGTAATCCCCCGAATATTTAA
- a CDS encoding DNA-directed RNA polymerase subunit H — translation MKKDILKHQLVPEHVILSEEEAEKILEEMKIHAEQLPRIRTDDPVVKAIGAKEGDILKIIRESPTAGRFVTYRIVQD, via the coding sequence GTGAAGAAGGATATATTAAAACATCAACTGGTACCGGAACATGTTATTTTATCCGAAGAGGAGGCCGAGAAAATCCTCGAGGAGATGAAAATCCACGCCGAACAACTACCTAGGATAAGGACTGACGACCCTGTAGTGAAGGCTATAGGGGCGAAAGAGGGGGATATACTGAAGATAATAAGGGAAAGTCCAACCGCGGGCAGATTTGTAACATATAGGATAGTTCAAGATTGA
- the twy1 gene encoding 4-demethylwyosine synthase TYW1 → MFISKFEKLKRLERMGYRFVGEHAHTAVKTCLWTKKSILDEGTCYKQKFYGIKSHRCLQMSPSIFFCQQKCLFCWRDLKYTRTEWDGDYDEPADIIDDCINAQRNLLCGFFGNEKANKKKLLEAQEPNNAAISLAGEPLLYPMINELIKEFHKRKFTTFLVTNGINYKALENLSEEPTQLYISLDAPSEKIHKKLCRPQTENAWEHLNRSLELLPSFNCRKVLRITAVNGKNMTNPRGYATLIKKAQPDFVEVKAYMYLGYSRKRLEMENMPLFFEVYEFADKIAKLTNMNIIDKSKESRVVLLG, encoded by the coding sequence GTGTTCATTTCAAAATTCGAGAAACTCAAAAGACTGGAAAGGATGGGGTACAGATTCGTTGGTGAACATGCCCATACAGCAGTGAAAACTTGCCTGTGGACAAAAAAGAGCATATTAGATGAGGGAACATGCTACAAGCAAAAATTCTATGGTATTAAAAGCCACAGGTGCTTGCAAATGTCCCCGAGCATATTCTTCTGCCAACAAAAATGTCTTTTCTGTTGGAGAGACCTTAAATACACGAGAACAGAATGGGACGGGGACTATGACGAACCAGCGGATATAATAGATGACTGTATCAACGCACAGAGGAACCTCCTCTGCGGATTCTTCGGCAACGAAAAAGCTAACAAGAAAAAACTCCTTGAAGCACAAGAACCCAATAATGCAGCCATATCATTAGCAGGGGAACCACTACTATATCCGATGATAAATGAACTCATCAAGGAATTCCATAAAAGGAAATTCACAACATTCCTAGTTACCAACGGCATCAACTACAAGGCACTTGAAAATCTTTCAGAAGAACCCACCCAACTCTACATTTCACTAGACGCACCCTCCGAAAAAATCCACAAAAAACTTTGCCGACCACAAACAGAAAATGCATGGGAGCACCTGAACAGATCATTAGAACTACTCCCAAGTTTCAACTGTCGAAAAGTTTTAAGGATAACAGCAGTTAATGGAAAAAACATGACAAACCCAAGGGGCTACGCCACCCTCATAAAAAAAGCCCAACCAGACTTCGTGGAAGTTAAAGCCTACATGTACCTAGGATATTCACGAAAAAGATTAGAAATGGAAAACATGCCATTATTCTTCGAAGTTTATGAATTCGCAGACAAAATAGCCAAACTAACCAACATGAATATAATCGACAAATCAAAGGAGAGCAGAGTAGTACTCCTAGGCTAA
- the sucC gene encoding ADP-forming succinate--CoA ligase subunit beta, whose product MKLYEYNAKELFKKEGIPTPDGGVANTPEDVEKIAKRLGKPVAIKSQILTGGRGKAGGIRFAENPENAYKVSGELLSSLIRGEKVEKVLVEEKIPIEKEFYIGIIVDRTMKKPLIMASSEGGVEIEELAREHPEKIIKYYVDPLGEFLPYEAREIARKMGMEGKLISQVGGIIWRLYNLFRKYDALLAEINPLVLSGGNLVAVDAKLEIDDDSIFRHPEFREQEEYEASEFAFVKLDGNIAVIGNGAGLTLTAMDLIKLQGGEPATFLDIGGGASPEIIKKAIERVISYPRVDVVFLNVLGGITRADDVAKGVVEALKDAERDVPLVIRLTGTNEEEGQRILKEAGIPFETSLEKAAAKAVEIARRL is encoded by the coding sequence ATGAAGTTATATGAATATAATGCTAAGGAACTCTTCAAAAAGGAGGGCATACCCACACCAGATGGGGGTGTGGCCAACACACCCGAAGATGTTGAGAAAATAGCTAAAAGATTGGGGAAGCCAGTAGCTATAAAATCACAGATCCTCACAGGGGGCAGGGGCAAGGCTGGTGGGATAAGATTCGCTGAAAACCCGGAAAACGCCTACAAGGTGAGTGGAGAGCTTTTATCCTCCCTGATTAGGGGGGAGAAGGTGGAGAAGGTCCTTGTAGAGGAGAAGATCCCCATTGAAAAAGAATTCTATATTGGTATTATAGTTGACAGGACAATGAAAAAACCCCTTATAATGGCAAGTAGCGAAGGCGGTGTTGAAATAGAAGAACTTGCCCGCGAACATCCAGAAAAGATCATTAAATATTATGTGGATCCCCTCGGGGAATTCTTACCCTATGAGGCCAGGGAGATCGCCAGGAAAATGGGCATGGAGGGCAAACTCATAAGCCAGGTAGGTGGCATAATCTGGAGACTTTATAATCTCTTCAGAAAATATGATGCACTCCTCGCAGAGATAAATCCACTTGTCCTCTCCGGGGGCAACCTGGTTGCGGTTGATGCCAAGCTAGAAATAGATGATGATTCAATCTTCAGACACCCTGAATTCAGGGAACAGGAGGAATACGAGGCTAGTGAATTCGCCTTTGTTAAATTGGATGGTAACATAGCGGTTATAGGGAATGGTGCGGGACTCACATTAACAGCAATGGACCTTATAAAATTACAAGGTGGAGAACCCGCAACCTTCCTCGATATAGGGGGTGGCGCTTCCCCAGAAATCATAAAAAAGGCGATTGAACGTGTAATATCATATCCCAGGGTTGATGTTGTCTTCCTAAACGTGCTCGGTGGTATAACAAGAGCAGATGATGTGGCAAAGGGTGTTGTAGAAGCTCTGAAGGATGCTGAGAGGGATGTGCCCCTCGTAATAAGACTTACAGGTACGAACGAAGAGGAAGGGCAGAGAATCCTCAAAGAGGCCGGGATACCATTCGAAACATCACTTGAAAAGGCCGCTGCAAAGGCTGTTGAAATTGCAAGGAGACTATGA
- the tpiA gene encoding triose-phosphate isomerase: protein MKYDTPIVILNFKTYIEATGENAVNLARACEGVADETGVNIVVAPQHMDLFRVAERVKIPVVAQHIDPIDAGGHTGSILLECAEEAGATGTLINHSEKRMKLADVQRVIERVKAAGLVSIVCTNNVDTSAAAAAMGPDFVAVEPPELIGSGIPVSKAEPEVVAGTVDAVKKINPNVKVLCGAGISTGEDFKAAIDLGSEGVLLASGVILADNPREALLDLVSRI from the coding sequence TTGAAGTATGATACTCCCATTGTAATATTGAATTTTAAAACTTATATTGAAGCTACTGGTGAGAATGCTGTGAATTTAGCCCGTGCTTGTGAAGGAGTGGCTGATGAAACTGGTGTTAATATTGTGGTCGCGCCACAGCATATGGACCTTTTTAGGGTGGCTGAAAGGGTTAAAATACCAGTGGTCGCGCAACATATCGACCCTATAGATGCCGGTGGACACACTGGTAGCATACTCCTAGAATGTGCGGAGGAAGCCGGGGCTACGGGAACCCTTATAAATCATTCAGAGAAGAGGATGAAACTTGCAGATGTCCAAAGAGTAATAGAGAGGGTTAAAGCGGCTGGCCTTGTTAGCATAGTCTGCACAAATAATGTGGATACGAGCGCGGCTGCGGCTGCGATGGGCCCTGATTTCGTGGCGGTGGAGCCTCCAGAACTTATAGGATCTGGCATCCCGGTGTCTAAGGCAGAACCTGAAGTGGTCGCTGGGACTGTGGATGCTGTTAAGAAAATAAACCCTAATGTTAAAGTGCTCTGTGGGGCTGGGATATCTACAGGTGAAGATTTTAAAGCGGCTATTGATCTTGGATCAGAGGGAGTGCTCTTAGCTTCCGGTGTCATATTAGCTGATAACCCCCGTGAAGCTCTCTTGGACCTGGTAAGTAGAATATAA